One window of Stenotrophomonas indicatrix genomic DNA carries:
- a CDS encoding DUF6116 family protein — protein MANPMLLPVLQWARRLRYPTLFKLTAGLFALTLFIPDPIPFVDELMLGLGTLLLANWKSRSATTPPPLEQR, from the coding sequence ATGGCCAACCCGATGCTGCTGCCGGTACTGCAATGGGCGCGCCGGCTGCGCTACCCCACCCTGTTCAAGCTGACCGCCGGCCTGTTCGCGCTGACCCTGTTCATCCCCGACCCGATTCCGTTCGTTGACGAACTGATGCTGGGCCTGGGCACCCTGCTGCTGGCCAACTGGAAGAGCCGCAGCGCGACCACGCCACCGCCTCTGGAGCAGCGTTGA
- a CDS encoding ThiF family adenylyltransferase, giving the protein MNEQVKQRFAGIERLYGVGALERLQGSRVAVVGMGGVGSWVVEALARSAVGHLALIDADDICVSNTNRQLPALEGNYGRNKAEAMAERCRAINPQIEVDAVQAFLTPANMAELLDRGFDLVIDACDSFRVKVETIAWCRRRKLPLLTVGAAGGRTDPTLVRIRDVSRTEHDAMLALIRKKLRSEFNFPKNAKRYFGVPAVYSLENVKYPQADGSVCGLRPNLGADAALKLDCGAGLGAATHITGAFAFAAVGKALEMLLEPKKVKAEVVEAEAGV; this is encoded by the coding sequence ATGAACGAACAGGTCAAACAACGCTTCGCCGGCATCGAACGGCTGTATGGCGTCGGCGCGCTCGAGCGCCTGCAGGGCAGCCGTGTCGCCGTGGTCGGCATGGGCGGCGTGGGCTCGTGGGTGGTGGAGGCGCTGGCGCGCTCGGCGGTCGGCCATCTGGCCCTGATCGATGCCGATGACATCTGCGTATCCAATACCAACCGCCAACTGCCGGCGCTGGAGGGCAACTACGGGCGCAACAAGGCCGAGGCCATGGCCGAGCGCTGCCGGGCAATCAATCCGCAGATCGAGGTCGACGCCGTGCAGGCGTTCCTGACCCCGGCCAACATGGCCGAACTGCTGGACCGCGGTTTCGACCTGGTGATCGACGCCTGTGACAGCTTCCGGGTGAAGGTGGAAACCATCGCCTGGTGCCGCCGCCGCAAGCTGCCGTTGCTGACCGTCGGCGCGGCCGGCGGCCGCACCGATCCCACCCTGGTGCGCATCCGCGATGTCTCGCGCACCGAGCATGACGCGATGCTGGCGCTGATCCGCAAGAAGCTGCGCAGCGAATTCAACTTCCCGAAGAATGCCAAGCGCTATTTCGGCGTGCCGGCGGTGTATTCGCTGGAGAACGTGAAGTATCCGCAGGCCGATGGCAGCGTCTGTGGCCTGCGGCCGAACCTGGGCGCGGATGCCGCCCTGAAGCTGGACTGCGGCGCTGGTCTGGGTGCGGCCACCCACATCACCGGCGCGTTCGCGTTCGCGGCGGTGGGCAAGGCGCTGGAGATGCTGCTGGAGCCGAAGAAGGTGAAGGCCGAAGTGGTTGAGGCAGAGGCCGGGGTGTGA
- a CDS encoding GNAT family N-acetyltransferase, with translation MSIFDLRIETERLILRPPQRQDYAPYQAFCADEEVMRTLGGVQAPSVAWRGFCSLAGAWQLFGFSMFSVIEKSSGEWIGRMGPWQPQDWPGTEVGWSIRRASWGKGYAPEAAIAAIDWAFDTLGWDEVIHTIAEDNENSKVVARKLGSTLLRMGQLPPPYEGQPLEIWGQSRKQWQQRAR, from the coding sequence ATGAGCATCTTCGACCTGCGCATCGAAACCGAACGCCTGATCCTGCGTCCGCCGCAGCGGCAGGACTACGCCCCCTATCAGGCGTTCTGCGCCGATGAGGAGGTGATGCGCACGCTGGGTGGCGTGCAGGCACCCTCGGTGGCATGGCGCGGCTTCTGCAGCCTGGCCGGCGCATGGCAGCTGTTCGGCTTCTCGATGTTCAGTGTGATCGAGAAATCCAGCGGTGAATGGATCGGTCGCATGGGGCCCTGGCAGCCGCAGGACTGGCCCGGCACCGAGGTCGGCTGGAGCATCCGCCGTGCCAGCTGGGGCAAGGGCTACGCACCGGAGGCGGCGATCGCAGCCATCGATTGGGCGTTCGATACGCTGGGCTGGGACGAGGTGATCCACACCATCGCCGAAGACAACGAGAACTCGAAAGTGGTTGCGCGCAAGCTGGGCAGCACGCTGCTGCGCATGGGGCAGTTGCCACCGCCCTATGAAGGCCAACCGTTGGAAATCTGGGGGCAATCGCGCAAGCAGTGGCAACAGCGCGCACGCTGA
- a CDS encoding TatD family hydrolase, whose product MNLLVDSHCHLDASEFDGDREAVVDRARAAGVQMQVVPAVTAASWPKLREVCQQAKGLYPAYGLHPMFLDQHRPEHLPQLREWIKQERPCAIGECGLDFFVEGLDAEAQHEYFLGQLKLAREFDLPVIVHARRAVDAVITAIRRIGGLRGVVHSFSGSPEQAAQLRKLGFLLGLGGPLTYERAQRLQRLVRTMPLEQLLLETDAPDQPDAGIRGQRNEPARLAVIARHIAALRGMDIEDVARATTDNARRLFSLPAP is encoded by the coding sequence TTGAACCTGCTGGTCGACAGCCACTGCCATCTGGATGCCAGCGAGTTCGATGGTGACCGCGAAGCGGTCGTCGACCGCGCACGCGCTGCCGGCGTGCAGATGCAGGTGGTTCCGGCCGTCACTGCGGCCAGCTGGCCAAAGCTGCGCGAGGTCTGCCAGCAGGCGAAAGGTCTGTACCCCGCCTATGGCCTGCACCCGATGTTCCTGGACCAGCACCGGCCCGAACACCTGCCACAGCTGCGTGAATGGATCAAACAGGAGCGGCCCTGCGCGATCGGCGAATGCGGGCTGGATTTCTTCGTCGAGGGCCTGGATGCCGAGGCCCAGCATGAGTATTTCCTCGGCCAGCTGAAGCTGGCGCGCGAGTTTGACCTGCCGGTGATCGTGCATGCCCGCCGTGCGGTGGATGCGGTGATCACCGCGATCCGCCGCATCGGTGGCCTGCGCGGGGTGGTGCACAGTTTTTCCGGCAGCCCGGAACAGGCCGCGCAGCTGCGCAAGCTGGGATTCCTGCTCGGCCTGGGCGGACCACTGACCTACGAGCGAGCGCAGCGCCTGCAGCGGCTGGTCCGCACGATGCCACTGGAGCAGTTGCTGCTGGAGACCGATGCGCCGGACCAGCCCGACGCGGGTATCCGTGGCCAGCGCAACGAGCCGGCGCGGCTGGCGGTCATCGCCCGCCACATCGCCGCGCTGCGCGGAATGGACATTGAAGACGTGGCGCGGGCCACCACGGACAACGCGCGGCGGCTGTTCAGCCTGCCCGCACCGTAA
- a CDS encoding glutathione S-transferase family protein, whose product MVEERIPLTVHGMSVSGNCHKVRLLLEQLGSRYRWVEVDSAHGQTHSAEFLALNPNAKVPLIVRDDGRVLTESNAILFWLAEGTPYLPADGWQRAQALSWMFFEQYTHEPCVAVARFIRGWTPADSPRRAELPRLHERAASALAVMEQHLRQTQWFTGDDYGIADIALFAYSDVAADGGIALDAFPQVRAWLQRVRAQPRFVAMPAVTAEVRARFNAPD is encoded by the coding sequence ATGGTGGAAGAGCGTATTCCGTTGACGGTGCATGGCATGTCGGTCTCGGGCAACTGCCACAAGGTGCGCCTGCTGTTGGAACAGCTTGGCAGCCGCTACCGCTGGGTAGAGGTGGACAGCGCCCACGGCCAGACCCATAGCGCGGAATTTCTCGCCCTCAACCCGAATGCCAAGGTGCCGTTGATCGTGCGCGACGACGGTCGCGTGCTGACCGAATCCAATGCGATCCTGTTCTGGCTGGCCGAGGGCACGCCGTACCTTCCGGCCGACGGATGGCAGCGTGCGCAGGCATTGAGCTGGATGTTCTTCGAGCAGTACACGCATGAGCCCTGCGTGGCGGTGGCACGCTTCATCCGTGGTTGGACGCCGGCCGACTCACCACGCCGCGCTGAACTGCCGCGCCTGCATGAGCGCGCTGCCAGCGCGCTGGCGGTGATGGAACAGCATCTGCGGCAGACGCAGTGGTTCACCGGCGACGACTACGGTATCGCCGATATCGCCCTGTTCGCCTATTCCGATGTCGCTGCCGACGGTGGCATCGCGCTGGATGCATTCCCGCAGGTGCGGGCCTGGTTGCAGCGGGTGCGCGCGCAGCCTCGCTTCGTGGCCATGCCCGCGGTGACCGCCGAGGTGCGCGCGCGGTTCAACGCACCGGATTGA
- a CDS encoding glycine zipper 2TM domain-containing protein encodes MKSTTTTVLVAAGALLVGGIATAAFMKSGDKSPELSAGNPSESRLVDGNATDDGARGDAVEASAPRGLEYADVLKVDPITEKQKAYATVIGTDPVRETSTTQTPHEVCQDVVVQERLPERDGNVGGTVVGAVVGGLLGNQVGGGNGKKAATAAGAVAGGLIGNQVDKRHVGGRVVNRTERQCHTETATSESSRVTGYNVTYRNEDGTTGTMRMGSKPGNRIAMGTSDVVKGYNVTYRYDGAEKTVRLDNKPASDRLPVVDGQLVTQTAAAADSTANRQ; translated from the coding sequence ATGAAAAGCACAACTACAACTGTCCTGGTCGCAGCGGGCGCGCTGCTGGTCGGTGGTATCGCAACCGCCGCCTTCATGAAGAGTGGCGACAAGTCGCCGGAGCTGAGCGCCGGAAACCCGAGTGAATCGCGTTTGGTCGATGGCAACGCCACCGACGATGGCGCGCGTGGCGACGCGGTGGAGGCCAGTGCGCCGCGTGGCCTGGAATACGCCGATGTGCTGAAGGTCGATCCGATCACCGAGAAGCAGAAGGCCTATGCCACCGTGATCGGCACCGATCCCGTACGCGAAACGTCCACCACCCAGACCCCGCATGAAGTCTGCCAGGACGTGGTGGTGCAGGAGCGCCTGCCCGAGCGTGACGGCAACGTCGGTGGCACCGTGGTTGGTGCCGTGGTCGGCGGCTTGCTGGGCAACCAGGTGGGCGGCGGCAATGGCAAGAAGGCTGCGACGGCCGCCGGTGCCGTGGCCGGTGGCTTGATCGGCAACCAGGTCGACAAGCGCCATGTGGGCGGCCGCGTGGTCAACCGCACCGAGCGCCAGTGCCACACCGAAACGGCGACCTCCGAGTCGAGCCGTGTCACCGGCTACAACGTGACCTACCGCAATGAAGACGGCACCACCGGCACCATGCGCATGGGCAGCAAGCCGGGCAACCGCATTGCCATGGGCACCAGCGATGTGGTCAAGGGCTACAACGTGACCTACCGCTACGACGGTGCAGAGAAGACCGTGCGTCTGGACAACAAGCCGGCCAGCGATCGCCTGCCGGTGGTGGATGGGCAGCTGGTCACCCAGACCGCCGCCGCCGCTGACTCGACGGCCAACCGCCAGTAA
- a CDS encoding thiamine pyrophosphate-dependent enzyme produces the protein MFAVVPDPVPARMRGLNRAEVCDVNFLEAVRAWRGMPRPRPAPDAPILPGSTLTAAAFGELFESQLLSRQLDLMARVLRVQNKVFYTIGSSGHEGNALLARACRHTDPAFLHYRSGAFMAERARLVPGMDPVRDAALSFAASADDPASGGRHKVWGSKPLWVLPQTSTIASHLPKALGTALAIESGRRLSQPLPIPADSIVMCSFGDASANHATAQTAFNTAMWSAYQKLPVPILFVCEDNGLGISVKTPEGWIAERFSRQPGLDYFFADGLDLAAGHAQVQAAVEHCRRMRRPTFLHLRTTRLMGHAGTDFEVEWRALVELCAAEAQDPLLRSAQIALESGWMDAAGVEAAYETLRARCMAAAVDADTRPKLQTLQEVITPLAPYTPAAVQAEAERVAPVEARQALYGGADALPERQPPRHLAIQINHGLQELLGKYPQALLFGEDVAQKGGVYTVTRDLLRRFGPRRVFNTLLDETMILGMAQGLANMGMLPIPEIQYLAYLHNAIDQLRGEACSLQFFSNDQFRNPMLVRVAGLGYQKGFGGHFHNDNSITALRDIPGLVVGCPSRGDDAVMMLRTLAALARVDGRVAVFLEPIALYMTKDLHAAGDGQWLFDYPAPGQALVLGEGRVYAPDATDLVVFTYGNGVPMALRAAIAIEQQLGWQVRVVDLRWLVPLNAAFIGTQAATAQRVLVLDEGRQSGGVGEGVITALVEAGHGHLPVRRVCGADTYTPLAGAAMFGLPSDNAVIGAALDLAQEP, from the coding sequence ATGTTCGCTGTGGTTCCAGATCCCGTTCCCGCACGCATGCGCGGCCTCAACCGCGCCGAAGTCTGTGACGTCAATTTCCTCGAGGCCGTACGCGCCTGGCGCGGCATGCCGCGACCCCGTCCGGCACCGGATGCGCCGATCCTGCCGGGCAGTACGCTGACGGCCGCCGCCTTCGGCGAACTGTTTGAATCGCAGCTGCTCAGTCGCCAGCTGGATCTGATGGCGCGCGTGCTGCGCGTGCAGAACAAGGTCTTCTACACCATCGGCTCGTCCGGTCATGAAGGCAATGCGCTGCTTGCGCGCGCCTGCCGGCACACCGATCCCGCCTTCCTGCACTACCGCTCCGGCGCGTTCATGGCCGAACGTGCCCGGCTGGTACCAGGCATGGATCCGGTGCGCGACGCCGCGCTGTCCTTTGCCGCCAGCGCCGACGATCCGGCCAGTGGCGGCCGTCACAAAGTGTGGGGCAGTAAGCCGCTGTGGGTGCTGCCGCAGACCTCGACCATCGCATCGCACCTGCCCAAGGCGCTCGGTACCGCACTGGCGATCGAGAGTGGCAGGCGCCTGAGCCAGCCGTTGCCGATTCCGGCCGACAGCATCGTGATGTGCTCCTTCGGCGATGCCTCGGCCAACCATGCCACCGCGCAGACCGCGTTCAATACAGCGATGTGGTCGGCGTACCAGAAGCTGCCGGTGCCGATCCTGTTCGTGTGCGAGGACAATGGCCTCGGCATTTCGGTGAAGACGCCTGAAGGATGGATCGCAGAGCGCTTCAGCCGGCAACCGGGCCTGGACTATTTCTTCGCCGATGGCCTGGACCTGGCCGCCGGGCACGCGCAGGTGCAGGCGGCGGTCGAACATTGCCGGCGCATGCGCCGGCCGACCTTCCTGCACCTGCGGACCACACGGTTGATGGGCCACGCCGGCACCGATTTCGAAGTGGAATGGCGTGCGTTGGTGGAGCTGTGCGCAGCCGAGGCGCAGGACCCGCTGCTGCGCTCGGCGCAGATCGCACTGGAATCGGGCTGGATGGATGCGGCGGGCGTCGAGGCCGCCTATGAGACCCTGCGCGCGCGCTGCATGGCAGCTGCCGTTGATGCCGATACGCGGCCGAAGCTGCAGACATTGCAGGAAGTGATCACGCCGTTGGCGCCCTATACGCCGGCAGCGGTACAGGCCGAGGCCGAGCGCGTGGCGCCCGTCGAGGCCCGGCAGGCGCTGTACGGCGGCGCCGACGCGCTGCCCGAACGGCAACCGCCGCGGCACCTGGCGATCCAGATCAACCACGGGCTGCAGGAACTGCTGGGCAAGTATCCGCAGGCGCTGCTGTTTGGCGAGGACGTCGCGCAGAAAGGTGGCGTCTACACGGTGACGCGCGACCTGCTGCGCCGCTTCGGCCCGCGCCGGGTATTCAACACGCTGCTGGACGAGACCATGATCCTGGGCATGGCCCAGGGTCTGGCCAACATGGGCATGTTGCCGATTCCGGAAATCCAGTACCTGGCCTACCTGCACAACGCCATCGACCAGCTGCGTGGCGAGGCCTGCTCGCTGCAGTTCTTCTCCAATGACCAGTTCCGCAACCCGATGCTGGTGCGGGTGGCCGGGCTGGGCTACCAGAAGGGGTTCGGCGGTCATTTCCACAACGACAACTCGATCACGGCGCTGCGTGACATCCCGGGGCTGGTGGTGGGCTGCCCGTCGCGTGGCGATGATGCGGTGATGATGCTGCGCACTTTGGCGGCATTGGCCCGCGTGGACGGCCGGGTAGCGGTGTTCCTGGAACCGATCGCCCTGTACATGACCAAGGATCTGCACGCGGCCGGCGACGGCCAGTGGTTGTTCGACTACCCCGCACCCGGGCAGGCGCTGGTGCTGGGCGAGGGCAGGGTGTACGCGCCGGATGCCACCGATCTGGTGGTCTTCACCTACGGCAACGGTGTGCCGATGGCGCTGCGCGCAGCAATCGCGATCGAGCAGCAGCTGGGCTGGCAGGTGCGGGTGGTCGACCTGCGCTGGCTGGTGCCGTTGAATGCCGCCTTCATCGGCACCCAGGCTGCCACCGCGCAACGGGTGCTGGTGCTGGACGAGGGGCGGCAGAGCGGGGGCGTCGGCGAGGGCGTGATCACCGCACTGGTCGAGGCCGGCCATGGCCACCTGCCGGTGCGCCGGGTCTGTGGTGCCGATACCTATACGCCGCTGGCGGGGGCAGCAATGTTCGGGCTTCCAAGCGACAATGCGGTGATTGGCGCCGCCCTCGACCTGGCGCAGGAACCCTGA